Proteins encoded by one window of Xyrauchen texanus isolate HMW12.3.18 chromosome 24, RBS_HiC_50CHRs, whole genome shotgun sequence:
- the aifm2 gene encoding apoptosis-inducing factor 2 codes for MGGHLSIDQNVHVVIVGGGFGGIAAAQHLKHHGVPFMLIDVLDAFHHNVAALRASVQNGFAKQTFIPYKETFGLNFLQGRVIQIDTETKTVVLDNGKEVRYSHLILCTGTNGPFPGKHNSVDTYQSAIQKYEDFIKEVQAANTVLVVGGGSTGVEMAAELKTEFKNKKVILIHSREDLADPELLPSVKEQAKQVLLEKGVELILGQKVSNLDKLELNVCQSEMVIKTNKNEQITADLIICCTGNKINSEAYSSSLSACLAANGALKVNKHLQVEGFDNVYAVGDCANVNEPKMAYHAGLHAGVAASNIINSLSGKALTSYCPGNVTMLLAMGRDDGVGQFNGCKLPRFLVTKGKSQGLLLWKSWKEMGQKAPN; via the exons ATGGGTGGGCATTTGTCCATTGATCAGAATGTTCATGTCGTGATTGTTGGTGGTGGTTTTGGTGGCATTGCAGCTGCTCAGCACCTCAAACATCATGGGGTGCCCTTTATGCTTATTGACGTCCTGGATGCATTTCATCACAATGTTGCGGCACTGCGTGCTTCAGTTCAAAATG GTTTTGCAAAGCAGACATTCATACCATACAAAGAAACATTTGGGTTGAATTTCCTCCAAGGCCGTGTGATACAGATAGACACAGAAACCAAGACAGTTGTGCTTGACAATGGAAAG GAAGTACGCTATTCACACCTCATTCTGTGCACTGGAACAAATGGACCTTTCCCAGGAAAACATAATTCTGTGGACACCTACCAATCAGCCATTCAGAAGTATGAGGACTTCATAAAAGAG GTCCAGGCAGCAAACACAGTCCTAGTTGTTGGCGGAGGATCCACCGGTGTTGAAATGGCTGCTGAACTCAAGACAGAATTTAAAAACAAGAAG gtGATTCTGATTCACTCACGTGAGGACTTGGCTGATCCTGAACTACTGCCTAGTGTGAAAGAACAAGCCAAACAGGTGCTACTGGAAAAGGGGGTGGAGCTGATACTTG GGCAGAAAGTGTCAAACCTTGATAAGCTGGAGCTGAATGTGTGTCAAAGTGAAATGGTGATAAAGACCAATAAGAATGAGCAGATCACTGCTGATTTAATCATCTGCTGCACAGGAAATAAGATCAACTCTGAAGCATACAGCTCCAGTCTGA GTGCATGTCTGGCAGCCAATGGGGCTCTAAAGGTGAACAAGCACTTGCAAGTGGAAGGCTTTGACAATGTGTATGCTGTGGGTGACTGTGCCAATGTCAATGAACCCAAGATGGCGTATCATGCTGGACTTCATGCTGGAGTAGCTGCCTCTAATATTATTAACAGTCTGTCTGGAAAAGCTTTGACTTCATACTGCCCAG GAAATGTGACTATGCTGCTTGCTATGGGGAGGGATGATGGAGTCGGCCAGTTTAATGGTTGTAAGCTACCTCGCTTTCTGGTCACCAAGGGTAAAAGCCAGGGCCTGTTGCTTTGGAAGAGTTGGAAGGAAATGGGGCAAAAAGCCCCTAATTAG